In Brachybacterium fresconis, the genomic stretch CCACGCCGGCGTCGAGGGCCATCTCGAGAGCGACGCGCTTGGCCACTTCGGGATCGAAGGGGGTGACGGCCTCGTGGCCGTAGGTCATGAATCCCGCGAAGGGGCTTCCGCCCACCGTGTGCGACGGATGCACGGCACCCCCGAGCGACTCCATGGTGCGTACGAACTCGTCGAAGATCCCGCGGATCAGCTGCGTCTTACCGTCCAGGGAGAACGAGGTCATGCACGGCCCGACGAGGGCGCCGGTGAGGTTACCGCCGAGATATCCGTACTGCTCGACGAGCCGCACCGTCATCCCTTCGCGAGCGGCGGCCACGGCGGCGGCGAGACCGGAGGGTCCGCTGCCGATCACGAGCACATCGGTCGGTGACTCGACGTCGATCTCCCGGGTGTAGGTGCGCATGCTGTCGTCCCTTCCTCCCGGCCTCCACCGAGGTGTTCTCCGGGCGATTTACTGGGCGGAGGTCAGCGCCCATCGGTTGCCCCATCGTGCCGACCTCGTGATCGCCTTCTCAATGGAGTTGGACGGATGTTCATGCGGTGTTACCCGGCTCCATCGCCGAAGACGTAGCGTCTTACAGCTCGGTGAACGGAATTGCAAAGGCGGCACCGTGCCGGGATCCGGCCTGGCATCATCAGGACATGACACGTGCCGGGTCCTCACCGCCGCAGCTTCCCCACCCCGGTGATGAGGACCGTGCGCTGCGCGCCGCCGTCGCGTACCACCTCGAGGGAAAGACGATGGATGCCGTCGCCCGCGAGCTGCGGGTCTCCCGGGCCACGGTGTCCCGGCTCCTGGCTCGTGCTCGCGAGACGGGGATCGTCGAGATCACCGTCTTCACCCCCGGGGCGCGGGCCTCGCAGCTCTCGACGGAGCTGCACGACCGTCACGGGGTCGAGGCTCTCGTCGTCCCCCTCCAGGAGCGGATTCCGGTCGAGGAGCGGCATGCGCGGACCGCCGAGGCCGCCGCAGATGCCCTGCGGCAGGTGGTCACCTCCGATGGGGTGCTCGCCGTCGCCTGGGGAACCATGACGCACGCGATCAGCCTGCACCTGCATCCGAAAGCCGTGACGAACTGCTCCGTGGTGCAGGTGAACGGGATGGGGAACAGCGCCGGGATCGGCGTGCACTACGCCCACGCGATGATGGACCGCTTCGGCCATGCCTTCGGTGCCCGGGTGCAGGAGAATCCCCTCCCGCTTTTCCTCGATTCGGCCGAGGTCGCGGCGATGCTCCGGGCCGACCGCCTGCTCTCCGGGGTGACGCAGGCGATCGAGACTGCGGATCTGTTCCTGTTCAACGTGGGCACGGTGACGGGTGGGGTGCCCAGCGCACCCCACCTCTACGGGAACTACCTGGGGGACGCCGAATACGACACTCTGCGAGAAGACGGGGCCGTGGCGGACATCGCGACAACGTTCTTCGACGCGCAAGGGCGCACCGACCCGATCCGGCTCAACGCTCAGAGCACGGGACCCGATCTCGATGCTCTGTGCGCCGTCAAGCGCAGGATCTGTGTGACCTCCGGGGTGCACAAGGTCGAAGCGCTGAGCGCAGCCCTTGCCGGCGGGTACATCACCGATCTCATCATTGATGAGCACACCGCCCACGCTCTGCTCGATGCCGAGCGGTGACGCTGGAGCGCCAGCGGGTGCGACATGCGTTTGCGGGCGACCTCGCGACCCGCGCACGCGACGGGAAGCTGGAGCCCGACGAGTATCACGGCAGCACGTTCAGCATCAGCAACCTGGGCATGTTCGGCATCGATGACTTCGACGCCATCATCAATCCGCCCGAAGCGGCGATCCTGGCCGTCGGCACCGCCCGGCAGGAGCCCGTGCTCCGGGACGCAGAGCTGGGCAGCCGCACCATCATGACGCTGACGTTGACCGTCGACCATCGCGTCCTCAACGGCGCCGTCGCCGCGGCCTTCCTCCAGGAGGTGCAGGCGGTCCTGGAGGAACCGCTGCGCATCGTGGTGTAGCCGACCGTACGGTCGAGACCCTGAGGAACCTGCAGCGGGATCGCAGAAGACGAGTATCGGCATTCCCGGACCGTCGCAGCCGCGTTACCGTCGAGGATCGACGCACTAACCGAACTGCACAGAGAGGATGACCATGGCACTCACAGACCCGCAGCAGGCTCGCACGTGGCTCGACGGAATCGACTTCCCCGCCGACAAGCAGCAGCTGGTCGCTCACGCGGAGCAGAACGATGCGCCGCAGGACGTCGTCCGTGCTCTTCGTGCGATGCCGCCGGTTGAGTACGGGAGCATCGGCGAGGTGTTGTCGTCGGTGACGGTCCGTGATGATCAGAGCGACGCCGAGAAGGCGA encodes the following:
- a CDS encoding sugar-binding transcriptional regulator; amino-acid sequence: MTRAGSSPPQLPHPGDEDRALRAAVAYHLEGKTMDAVARELRVSRATVSRLLARARETGIVEITVFTPGARASQLSTELHDRHGVEALVVPLQERIPVEERHARTAEAAADALRQVVTSDGVLAVAWGTMTHAISLHLHPKAVTNCSVVQVNGMGNSAGIGVHYAHAMMDRFGHAFGARVQENPLPLFLDSAEVAAMLRADRLLSGVTQAIETADLFLFNVGTVTGGVPSAPHLYGNYLGDAEYDTLREDGAVADIATTFFDAQGRTDPIRLNAQSTGPDLDALCAVKRRICVTSGVHKVEALSAALAGGYITDLIIDEHTAHALLDAER
- a CDS encoding DUF2795 domain-containing protein, with product MALTDPQQARTWLDGIDFPADKQQLVAHAEQNDAPQDVVRALRAMPPVEYGSIGEVLSSVTVRDDQSDAEKASQAHHHAHSGLAEQERETPINPIVDELGENRGS
- a CDS encoding 2-oxo acid dehydrogenase subunit E2 gives rise to the protein MRHAFAGDLATRARDGKLEPDEYHGSTFSISNLGMFGIDDFDAIINPPEAAILAVGTARQEPVLRDAELGSRTIMTLTLTVDHRVLNGAVAAAFLQEVQAVLEEPLRIVV